In Myxocyprinus asiaticus isolate MX2 ecotype Aquarium Trade chromosome 16, UBuf_Myxa_2, whole genome shotgun sequence, the genomic stretch TGAgtccgtcaacccgcacatcttatcatgtggcttgagtgcgttaccgtggagacatagcgcgtgtggaggattcacgctattctccgcggcatccacgcacaactcaccacgcgccccactgaaagcgaacaacattatagcgaccacaaggaggttaccccatgtcactctaccctctctagcaacttggttgcttaggagacctggctggagtcactcagcacactctggattcgaactcacaactccaggggtagtagtcagcgtctttactcgctgagctacccaggccccccattctgttttttgtttttaaagttgtaCACAAAAATCGAGCAACCTAACAATATTCAAATTCTCCTGTTCTGCACTCACATATGCTTTCATAATAAATATAGcggtttaaacaacacaataaatcacTTATTTAGACCCTGTCTGTAGCTTGATTATAAAGGTCAGGgattgttttagttttgtcgcGTTGCTCGTTTGCGGGTTATTTATCTATGATTAAACGGGGTGGCATTtaacaaattgaaaataatacaaaattgctcatctttgttctacagcttcttttcgagtgtcaggtgtTGTTTCTTTAGCACTAATTTTCATGTGCCATCGCAAACCGAgatgaaatatactgtaaagaAAATATCTGGACGTCAGACTATTCAACACTTGCGCATAAGGATTGGTTGTCCTTACTGATAGGACTGTACTGTGGATTCGCTgcgtctctgattggccattgccttttcattgctcaacgcacacgtctgggattggttagaaactcaactgctgcaaaaacacatcctaaatagaaaccattaacACAACAGGAGTAGACTTAAATTGAATGCTGTAATCATCAGTTTTCACGATTTCATAATCGTGAGAGCCGTAATCGTGATTcgttttcgattaattgtgcagccctaattgtaagttttaaaatagtattgtcactgattacatatttctaaaatattattttcaaaaatacttttttattggcTGTTAAATCcagtaaaaaaatgtttgccaTACTATAAATTAACTGATGAGAAAACATTAATGAATGGACTACAAACATATTGTGCCAATCAGACTAAAATGGGTTTATGTGTGCAAGCAAACAGAGTTAATATGTTATAAACAGATTTATTTGTCACTTTTTCaggaaacacaaacaaaatattaaaaaaatgatcaCTTAAACGATTACTTAATGCAGATGCTCCCAATTAAAATGAGCCCAAATACAGCGTGATACCATGCATAGATCTTGGGGTACACTTCACGGAGCAACTTTACATGCAGAGCAGCTTAAGGGACGTCTCCTGGGTCCTAATGCCTTTTGAATGCAGCCTCTGTCAGTCTATCAGTGCGACTTAtctgcttttttttcttcttaacatGGTTTTGaacaggtgcgactttatttccagaaaatgtggtaaaagcagaaataaaacaacaGTTAAACATTGATTAAATCATTGGTTATAAGACAgttaagcataaaaataatcagtaTCGTATGGgtcataaaaaaaacatcagtctGTTATTAAAAAAACCATAATAATTGTAGCCTATTTCCAAAGTGTAGTTCATCTTATATCCCTCTCTTTAGGAATCTACAGTTAGGTTACATTAGATTATGGAGTTTGTATTGATCCATTATTGTATGTCTGCAATGCAAGTTCtgcttaaatattattttaaataatctgtATAGGGATGCAATTAACTCATTATGTAATTTCTCTTCATGTGCAGCTGATCTGATGGAGCTGGATATGGCCATGGAGCCGGACCGCAAGGCTGCAGTCAGTCATTGGCAGCAGCAGTCATATCTGGATTCAGGTATCCACTCTGGGGCCACCACAACTGCCCCGTCCCTGAGCGGCAAGGGCAACCCAGAGGATGATGATGTGGATAATCAGGTGCTTTATGAGTGGGAGCAGGGCTTTAACCAGTCTTTCAACCAGGAGCAGGTAGCAGGTATGTTATGAATTTCTATTCTAGCCTCTTATTAGTTGGGtgttatattgaatattcactattcaataaaattaaataatatcgtggtgatttttcatttttgtttcatgtgctttttatttggccatttaaGTTTCACAAAGGGCATCAGTAGATTAATTTCACAattcttcagggctgcacaatcaaAATGGCGATATGGCCATATGTGATTTTTAAACGCTTGAGCTAAATgctttttaaatacttttaaaagcaAAAGGCTTTAAAGagagataaacatggtctgtgtgcttGAGAATAAACAGGTGACTTGCTGTTCTGTGTGCGTGTTTTTTGCAATTTTTAGAGCagttaacttgcattgtgaaagaaaagtagATTCAAGCGTACAACttatacaattttacaaatgctgcacagtataacagaaaaggagaggACCGTGTTTCACCAGATGCAGAACGTTGTAAACAGTCAAATACACAGcgatttcagtgtcaaaataaaagctccatgtgaagtaaataggacagaaatatattttatataaaacaaatctaattctcaaattaataaagataattcaatattataataaaaaaacatgactgggtcccacagttatattttagtattataccatattcaactgggttccaaaaaagaaGTGTAGTTTTTGGACACAATTTGattcacaaaaaacttttttttatttttataaatatatgaaGGCAAATAATGCTTTTAATAAAGTTagtatgtatcattgtatatggaatataaatataaagtgcatatcaatacaaattattaaatctAATTCTCCcttgtggaaaacatgccttcagtatttttaaatagattttatgCAGTGACTAGGGATGCGGCGATTAAAAATGTCACGGTTAATTTATCCACAAGAATTTAGAATCCGCGGTTAAAACCATGAAATGCTTCATTTAGACgtggcaaaaataatatatataatgtacagctATATGATATAAAAGAGTTAttcataagattttgtaagcctacattttaaaactcttgtgcctgtgtggttacttgagctgttgctatggttactgaCGGTGGCGTGTGGTGCTTAGCCAGGTGTCGCGGACTGAACGTGTACTTTCAATTCACATGAAACTGGGGCTACCACACAAACTCCAGAATAAAACAagaattcgatctaccagactcatatccatcaaaaaaagcgacttaaatcggctgtttggcagcatttaaatgactgactgaagacgacggatgtaaaaacaagcagacagaagtcatagaaagaTACACGTcttacaaatgggacaggatgctccactaattgtccaacaacaaactagtaagtttaatatttttagaagtgatgaatttaaagatgctactttttgtaatgtttaagcatgctgacagcACGCAGTGCATTGCATGTAGTTGctatcagcgagtaaactttTAAAAGTTGCGTCTTTTTgttctcattatttaaagcattgcttctgtacaaattcattgTGTTCAACAACAGATGACAATTTTAGTCATTGttggactttaaattgcctgctgtaagcaatgttcccattattatgcatagtgcacatgtttatttgtaaggtgttgtggacagtattttttATAGAATGTAGTTGATtgtttatgttggggtgtctgacagacagcGGATTGCTTTAAACTGTTGCAGCAGAAAAAAATTTTTGGATGCCTTGAACTATGCTACATGTTgcacacccacaataatcttacatttacacactttagctcgggatgcgcataagcggtgttgtgccctagattggagcgtCTCTTATTATATACCTCCAATTTTTGTGTATTTACTAGTATTCTTACTGTAGGGCTGCCCTTAGCATCCACATATCCCTCAGAAATGTGACCACTAAGATGTTGTGCTATAATacgcattttttgcatcagtgctgttgcttAAGAAAAATTGCAAATAATCTCACCGTCAAAAACTCACACGGCATCTGTGACTTTAAAAATAATGAacctacttggctacaatggctgtttggatggaATGATCGTTCCTCggaaatcaaaaaacaaaaaaacgaaacACTTTTGAACCATTTCAGAGCTAATGCATAATTATCAGGATATATATCAAATGTCgtaaataggctgaaaaatatcgagatataatttttatagccatattgcccagccctacctaTTATGTGTTCCATAAGGAATATCTAATATACCTGAAGGAaagaatataaataaacattaataatTGTATATACATCAATCTAATTTTTTTTGAAATTCTGGATAGAACAGAAAATGCATATTACACatttataatacatatttaaactATTAGCTTGCACGGGTCATGGGTAAGATGTGACACTAAGATAATtgcttgtttattgtttttttaaatcattgctttattaatattcataaCAGAGCTTTGAAGTTATTTTGGTTAACTGTGCAAAGGCATTTGCTTGATATGCTACTAATAGACTGTACTGTGGTTCTTTATAGACATTGATGGTCAGTACGCCATGACCAGAGCACAGAGAGTCAGGGCGGCCATGTTCCCTGAGACTCTGGACGAAGGCATGCAAATCCCCTCCACACAGTTCGACTCTACCCACCCCACAAACGTCCAGCGCCTGGCTGAACCCTCACAAATGCTAAAACATGCCGTGGTCAACCTCATCAACTATCAGGATGATGCAGAGCTGGCCACGCGTGCCATTCCAGAGCTCACCAAACTACTGAACGATGAAGATCAGGTGGGAATGGAGACAGATTGCCAAAAGCTGCCAGTGTTGTGACAATCCATCAGACTGCGTTAACTtcttgttttctctttttctatcAGGTGGTGGTGAATAAGGCAGCTGTGATGGTGCACCAGCTCTCTAAGAAAGAAGCCTCCCGTCACGCCATCATGCGATCCCCACAGATGGTGTCGGCCATTGTGAGGACCATGCAGAACACTAATGATGTAGAGACAGCCCGCTGTACCTCCGGCACCCTGCACAACCTCTCCCACCACAGAGAAGGCCTGCTCGCCATCTTCAAATCGGGAGGCATCCCTGCCCTTGTGAAGATGCTTGGGTTGGTTCTCCTTCACGCTGTATCAGCCTATAAAGTGGTAGTCCACCCGAAAGCGAAAATTGGCataatttactcaaactcatgtcgttccaaacttgtataactttcttctgtggaacattaagggagatgttaggcagaatgtttagtcAGCATTTACTtttgttacatcttttttccattcactgAAAGAGACATTACCTTTGgaataaaaaatgtcatacaggtttagaataacagtaaatgatgtgggtaaatgatgacagattttttttttggggggggagacAAATGCACACCATAATCTGAATACCTTTTCTATGAAGTAGTTTATCCAGTGAAGTTGTAGTGTTAAAATTCAAGGTCCATCTCTGAGCAGGCTGAGTCATACTAAAATCTGCTGTGTGTGCTGAAGGTTGAATCCCATTATTTGCCTGTAGTTTGGCTCTAATTAATATTACTGTGGTCTCCTCAGCTCCCCTGTGGACTCTGTTCTGTTTTATGCGATCACTACTCTACACAACCTGCTACTGCACCAGGAAGGAGCAAAGATGGCTGTCCGTCTGGCCGGAGGCCTGCAGAAAATGGTGGccttgttaaacaaaacaaatgttaaatTCCTCGCCATCACGACAGACTGTCTACAGATTCTGGCATACGGCAATCAGGAAAGCAAAGTAAGAAACTTCAAGACTTTCAGTTTGTGCTCAAGAAGCAGAATCATCAAAAATAAGCTCatcacgggggcctgggtagctcagtgagtaaagacgctgactaccacccctggagtcacgagttcgaatccagggcgcgctgagtgactccagccaggtctcctaagcacctaaattggcccggttgctagggagggtagagccacatggggtaacctcctcgtggtcgatataatgtggttctcgctcttggtggggcgtgtggtgagttgtgcgtggatgccgcggagaatagcgtgaagcctccacacgcactatgtctccgcggtaacacgctcaacaagccacgtgataagatgcgtggattgactgtctcagatgcggaggcaactgagattcgtcctacgccacccggattaaggcgagtcactacgccaccacgagtacttagagtgcattgggaattgggcattccaaattggggaggaaaaaaaaattggctCATCACAACAGGGGGTTTTGGAGTTCTCGGCCTGCTtaagcctagtgtacactacacgactcaagcttgtcgtctttgatgttttgagtcagcGACTGGTCTGCGACCAGAAGTCTCAGAAATCGCGACCAACGGTCTTGTAGTTTGCGCACTCCTGTGACAAGCCACGACAAGTCACAGATGCCAAAAACAGCTGTTTTTTTGCCTGTTATGCGCAGATTTAAAGGGAAGTACAAGCTGAACGAAGTGTACAATcgaaaattttaaaaagccaaTGCAGGAACATGCACAGTAGGGACACGGAAATTAGAAGCCTTcacattagaagctcagttacaggtactgcactaaaataactcggAATTCTTCTCTAAAGGTCAAGTGTGCGTATAAAGAGAAACTGTACGCCtttttttgcgctttattatcattcagtaatacacAGACAATGATTGATATgttctcatgaaatcagagactctctttgaaatccaaacacaagtggtcagaagagacgaccaggtgtagtggtgatgtgtctcgcttgtaGACTTGGGATcagatcttaataccaggtgtacacgGCTTCAGTCGAGGACGAATGGCCATGTAGTTCATACACCCAGTTTGCAATCAATACATCAGCACCTACGGTAAACTAGACTGAGTTGCAGGGTGCCGATTGCATGTCGTGTAGTGTACTAGGCTTTAGCTTTCTTCTCTGATTTCAGCTTACaccagggttcccatggtcatgaaaaacctggaaatataaggGCCAGAAAATGTCATGGAAATCAACAAAATGCTAAAGATGAGAATTTCTCTAAATGAGGAAAtttctctaaaatatttcattggctagaaattgctctttgtaagtaaaatttctaaaaaatgaaaatcatggaaattcatttgtcAGAAGATGCTTGAACCCTGTTACAcaatttgtatgattttttttttgtatgtcagAAAGACCAAAGACATCCTGTAAACAAACTTAAACTGGTTTAAGCTTTGCTGCATGGACTACGCTGAACAGGACTTTAACCtgagtataaaaataaattgccTAATTTGCCTTTATTTGCAGCTTATCATTTTGGCCAGTGGAGGCCCACAGGCTCTAGTCAACATCATGAGGACCTACACCTATGAGAAACTGTTGTGGACCACCAGTCGAGTGCTCAAAGTCCTGTCTGTTTGCTCCAGTAACAAACCTGCCATCGTTGAAGCTGGTGTGTTTTCTTGACTTCAACAGACAGTGTACAGTGTGTTTGCGAAGCAAAATTTAGCCATGAATCGAATGGTTATGACAAGATACTTTAAGCTATATATAGGCCATTCTGGATTGTTTTCACTATTTATTACAGGAGTGAATGATCacaagctttgtgtgtgtgtgtgtgtattcaggtGGCATGCAAGCACTCGGCCTTCACCTCACAGATCCCAGCCAGCGACTGGTACAGAACTGCTTGTGGACTCTAAGGAATCTTTCAGATGCTGCCACCAAACAGGTACAGATGTCTCACACTCTTTTCCCTCAGCTCTTTTACGCTGTCTTCTGTTCTTCCTACATGAGaactctctttctgtctcccCATTGTTTCCATGGAGAAGACGACATTAGCAGAAGTAGATGTGCAGGTAACAGTCATTCCTGCCTTTGTCCGTGACAAGGGGTTGGGGGCTGTAGCCAGCACTGACCCCACACAGTTAGGACATCCAATTGTGAAAGAACAGTGTCGATAGAGCATGGAAAGATGCTACATTTGGTTGTAATGCCTGTGCTATGTGTACATTTCACCCAGCTGTTATTGTGGATTTTTAAACATCTCTGGAATATTTTAGCAGTTCTGGAATGATTCAGTGTTTTTAAGTTTACCCACACATGATAGGCTTACAACCTCATGTAACTTGTGGTAAAATGTTATGAATGGCTGTGACTGGTGATGTACAGGACTACAAAACCTGCAATTTGTATTTGATGTCAATTCTGGGTTCTATAAAGTATCATGTCTCAATTATGGATTCTTCTGGTCTACAGGAGGGTATGGAGGGTCTGTTGGGCACGCTGGTCCAGTTGCTTGGATCAGATGACATTAACGTGGTGACGTGTGCTGCCGGAATCCTGTCCAACCTCACATGCAACAACTACAAGAACAAGATGATGGTGTGCCAAGTGGGTGGCATCGAGGCATTGGCACGCACGGTTCTTCGCGCTGGAGACCGAGAGGACATCACAGAGCCAGCTATCTGTGCTCTCCGTCACCTCACATCCAGACACCAGGACGCAGAGATGGCTCAGAATGCAGTGCGGCTGCATTACGGACTACCTGTAGTGGTCAAACTACTCCACCCTCCCTCACATTGGCC encodes the following:
- the ctnnb1 gene encoding catenin beta-1 isoform X1, with protein sequence MATQPDLMELDMAMEPDRKAAVSHWQQQSYLDSGIHSGATTTAPSLSGKGNPEDDDVDNQVLYEWEQGFNQSFNQEQVADIDGQYAMTRAQRVRAAMFPETLDEGMQIPSTQFDSTHPTNVQRLAEPSQMLKHAVVNLINYQDDAELATRAIPELTKLLNDEDQVVVNKAAVMVHQLSKKEASRHAIMRSPQMVSAIVRTMQNTNDVETARCTSGTLHNLSHHREGLLAIFKSGGIPALVKMLGSPVDSVLFYAITTLHNLLLHQEGAKMAVRLAGGLQKMVALLNKTNVKFLAITTDCLQILAYGNQESKLIILASGGPQALVNIMRTYTYEKLLWTTSRVLKVLSVCSSNKPAIVEAGGMQALGLHLTDPSQRLVQNCLWTLRNLSDAATKQTTLAEVDVQEGMEGLLGTLVQLLGSDDINVVTCAAGILSNLTCNNYKNKMMVCQVGGIEALARTVLRAGDREDITEPAICALRHLTSRHQDAEMAQNAVRLHYGLPVVVKLLHPPSHWPLIKATVGLIRNLALCPANHAPLREQGAIPRLVQLLVRAHQDTQRRTSMGGTQQQFVEGVRMEEIVEGCTGALHILARDIHNRIVIRGLNTIPLFVQLLYSPIENIQRVAAGVLCELAQDKEAAEAIEAEGATAPLTELLHSRNEGVATYAAAVLFRMSEDKPQDYKKRLSVELTSSLFRTEPMTWNETGDLGLDIGAQGEPLGYRQDDPSYRSFHSGGYVQDAMGMDPMMEHELGGHHPGPDYPVEGLPDLGHAQDLIDGLPPGDSNQLAWFDTDL
- the ctnnb1 gene encoding catenin beta-1 isoform X3, which gives rise to MATQPDLMELDMAMEPDRKAAVSHWQQQSYLDSGIHSGATTTAPSLSGKGNPEDDDVDNQVLYEWEQGFNQSFNQEQVADIDGQYAMTRAQRVRAAMFPETLDEGMQIPSTQFDSTHPTNVQRLAEPSQMLKHAVVNLINYQDDAELATRAIPELTKLLNDEDQVVVNKAAVMVHQLSKKEASRHAIMRSPQMVSAIVRTMQNTNDVETARCTSGTLHNLSHHREGLLAIFKSGGIPALVKMLGSPVDSVLFYAITTLHNLLLHQEGAKMAVRLAGGLQKMVALLNKTNVKFLAITTDCLQILAYGNQESKLIILASGGPQALVNIMRTYTYEKLLWTTSRVLKVLSVCSSNKPAIVEAGGMQALGLHLTDPSQRLVQNCLWTLRNLSDAATKQTTLAEVDVQEGMEGLLGTLVQLLGSDDINVVTCAAGILSNLTCNNYKNKMMVCQVGGIEALARTVLRAGDREDITEPAICALRHLTSRHQDAEMAQNAVRLHYGLPVVVKLLHPPSHWPLIKATVGLIRNLALCPANHAPLREQGAIPRLVQLLVRAHQDTQRRTSMGGTQQQFVEGVRMEEIVEGCTGALHILARDIHNRIVIRGLNTIPLFVQLLYSPIENIQRVAAGVLCELAQDKEAAEAIEAEGATAPLTELLHSRNEGVATYAAAVLFRMSEDKPQDYKKRLSVELTSSLFRTEPMTWNETGDLGLDIGAQGEPLGYRQDAVSSDLNEPAL
- the ctnnb1 gene encoding catenin beta-1 isoform X2; protein product: MATQPDLMELDMAMEPDRKAAVSHWQQQSYLDSGIHSGATTTAPSLSGKGNPEDDDVDNQVLYEWEQGFNQSFNQEQVADIDGQYAMTRAQRVRAAMFPETLDEGMQIPSTQFDSTHPTNVQRLAEPSQMLKHAVVNLINYQDDAELATRAIPELTKLLNDEDQVVVNKAAVMVHQLSKKEASRHAIMRSPQMVSAIVRTMQNTNDVETARCTSGTLHNLSHHREGLLAIFKSGGIPALVKMLGSPVDSVLFYAITTLHNLLLHQEGAKMAVRLAGGLQKMVALLNKTNVKFLAITTDCLQILAYGNQESKLIILASGGPQALVNIMRTYTYEKLLWTTSRVLKVLSVCSSNKPAIVEAGGMQALGLHLTDPSQRLVQNCLWTLRNLSDAATKQEGMEGLLGTLVQLLGSDDINVVTCAAGILSNLTCNNYKNKMMVCQVGGIEALARTVLRAGDREDITEPAICALRHLTSRHQDAEMAQNAVRLHYGLPVVVKLLHPPSHWPLIKATVGLIRNLALCPANHAPLREQGAIPRLVQLLVRAHQDTQRRTSMGGTQQQFVEGVRMEEIVEGCTGALHILARDIHNRIVIRGLNTIPLFVQLLYSPIENIQRVAAGVLCELAQDKEAAEAIEAEGATAPLTELLHSRNEGVATYAAAVLFRMSEDKPQDYKKRLSVELTSSLFRTEPMTWNETGDLGLDIGAQGEPLGYRQDDPSYRSFHSGGYVQDAMGMDPMMEHELGGHHPGPDYPVEGLPDLGHAQDLIDGLPPGDSNQLAWFDTDL